Proteins encoded in a region of the Xiphophorus couchianus chromosome 11, X_couchianus-1.0, whole genome shotgun sequence genome:
- the LOC114152950 gene encoding gap junction alpha-3 protein-like, with protein MADWNFLGKLLESAQFHSTVVGKVWLTVLFIFRILVLGAAAEKVWGDEQSGFTCDTKQPGCQNVCYDKTFPISHTRFWVMQIIFVSTPTLIYLGHILHLVRKEEKEKEKLKDLAIKNEKQQDLISNKPTKASIKDDQGHVRLHGALLRTYVFNIIFKTLFEVAFIVAQYFLYGFELKPMYTCDRWPCPNVVNCYISRPTEKTVFILFMLAVASLSLLLNLVEMYHLGFKKCHQGLRVRRSKMEREAPKALGEGVIPFVPNYTYFTGHSTVTEPFPANSKYSIAEPNSAYSPYNSKVVYKQNRDNMAVERKGRSDGDDAEKTKISGPVTDPPVENQRRNSQSSKHSNNKGRLDDLKI; from the coding sequence ATGGCAGACTGGAACTTCTTGGGGAAGCTACTGGAGAGTGCCCAGTTTCACTCAACCGTGGTGGGCAAGGTCTGGCTCACGGTGCTGTTCATCTTCCGCATCCTGGTGCTCGGAGCCGCTGCTGAGAAAGTGTGGGGAGATGAGCAATCCGGCTTTACATGTGACACCAAGCAGCCCGGTTGCCAAAACGTCTGCTACGACAAGACCTTCCCCATATCACACACCCGCTTCTGGGTGATGCAGATCATCTTCGTCTCCACGCCTACTCTTATTTATCTGGGTCACATCCTTCACCTGGTCCGcaaggaggaaaaggagaaggagaaacTCAAGGACCTCGCcataaagaatgaaaaacaacaagactTAATTAGCAATAAGCCCACAAAGGCCTCCATTAAGGACGACCAAGGCCATGTGCGTCTGCATGGTGCTCTTCTGCGGACGTATGTCTTCAACATTATCTTCAAGACTCTCTTTGAAGTGGCATTCATCGTAGCTCAGTACTTCCTGTATGGATTTGAGCTGAAGCCGATGTACACCTGTGACCGCTGGCCCTGCCCTAATGTGGTGAACTGCTACATCTCTCGACCTACAGAGAAGACAGTCTTCATCCTTTTCATGCTGGCAGTAGCTTCGTTGTCCCTGCTGCTAAATCTGGTGGAAATGTACCATTTAGGTTTCAAAAAATGCCACCAGGGTCTTCGCGTCAGAAGGTCAAAGATGGAAAGGGAAGCTCCCAAGGCCTTAGGTGAGGGGGTGATACCTTTCGTTCCAAACTACACCTACTTTACAGGTCACTCTACAGTGACGGAGCCCTTTCCTGCAAACTCAAAGTACAGCATAGCAGAGCCAAACTCTGCTTACAGCCCCTACAACAGCAAAGTAGTCTACAAGCAGAACAGGGACAACATGGCTGTAGAGAGAAAAGGCCGATCAGACGGAGATGATGCAGAGAAGACAAAAATATCCGGTCCTGTTACTGATCCTCCTGTGGAAAACCAGCGTAGAAACAGTCAGTCCAGCAAGCACAGCAACAACAAGGGCAGGTTGGATGACCTGAAGATCTGA
- the LOC114152951 gene encoding gap junction beta-1 protein-like isoform X1, whose protein sequence is MPLTPPAEPDPEPKMNWASFYAVVSGVNRHSTGIGRIWLSVLFIFRILVLVVAAETVWGDEKSGFTCNTQQPGCNSVCYDHFFPISHIRLWALQLILVSTPALLVAMHVAHRRHVDKRLYKLSGRTNPKDLEQIKTQKMKITGALWWTYVISLLFRIVFEVIFMFLFYMIYPGYKMIRLVKCDSYPCPNTVDCFVSRPTEKTVFTVFMLAVSGVCILLNIAEVAFLVGKACGKHLHSAGDSTMGAWIQHKLRSF, encoded by the coding sequence ACCCGGAACCAAAAATGAACTGGGCATCTTTTTATGCTGTCGTTAGCGGCGTTAACAGACACTCCACTGGGATCGGCCGCATCTGGCTCTCTGTCTTGTTCATCTTCCGCATCCTGGTCCTGGTGGTTGCGGCTGAGACCGTGTGGGGGGACGAGAAGTCCGGCTTCACTTGCAACACCCAGCAGCCTGGCTGCAACAGTGTCTGCTATGACCACTTCTTCCCCATCTCCCACATCCGCCTGTGGGCCCTCCAGCTCATTCTGGTTTCCACCCCGGCCCTGCTGGTGGCCATGCACGTGGCCCACCGCCGGCACGTCGACAAAAGGCTCTACAAACTGTCAGGGCGAACCAATCCCAAAGACCTGGAGCAGATAAAGACCCAGAAGATGAAAATCACAGGGGCTCTGTGGTGGACTTATGTCATCAGCCTGTTGTTCCGTATTGTCTTTGAggtcatttttatgtttctgttttacatgaTTTATCCCGGTTACAAGATGATCCGGTTGGTGAAGTGTGACTCGTACCCGTGCCCCAACACGGTGGACTGTTTTGTATCGAGGCCCACAGAGAAAACGGTCTTCACCGTCTTCATGCTGGCCGTGTCTGGGGTTTGTATCCTGCTCAACATTGCAGAAGTGGCATTCCTAGTAGGGAAAGCCTGCGGTAAGCATCTACACAGTGCTGGAGACTCAACTATGGGAGCTTGGATACAACATAAACTTCGTTCATTCTAA
- the LOC114152951 gene encoding gap junction beta-1 protein-like isoform X2, translating into MNWASFYAVVSGVNRHSTGIGRIWLSVLFIFRILVLVVAAETVWGDEKSGFTCNTQQPGCNSVCYDHFFPISHIRLWALQLILVSTPALLVAMHVAHRRHVDKRLYKLSGRTNPKDLEQIKTQKMKITGALWWTYVISLLFRIVFEVIFMFLFYMIYPGYKMIRLVKCDSYPCPNTVDCFVSRPTEKTVFTVFMLAVSGVCILLNIAEVAFLVGKACGKHLHSAGDSTMGAWIQHKLRSF; encoded by the coding sequence ATGAACTGGGCATCTTTTTATGCTGTCGTTAGCGGCGTTAACAGACACTCCACTGGGATCGGCCGCATCTGGCTCTCTGTCTTGTTCATCTTCCGCATCCTGGTCCTGGTGGTTGCGGCTGAGACCGTGTGGGGGGACGAGAAGTCCGGCTTCACTTGCAACACCCAGCAGCCTGGCTGCAACAGTGTCTGCTATGACCACTTCTTCCCCATCTCCCACATCCGCCTGTGGGCCCTCCAGCTCATTCTGGTTTCCACCCCGGCCCTGCTGGTGGCCATGCACGTGGCCCACCGCCGGCACGTCGACAAAAGGCTCTACAAACTGTCAGGGCGAACCAATCCCAAAGACCTGGAGCAGATAAAGACCCAGAAGATGAAAATCACAGGGGCTCTGTGGTGGACTTATGTCATCAGCCTGTTGTTCCGTATTGTCTTTGAggtcatttttatgtttctgttttacatgaTTTATCCCGGTTACAAGATGATCCGGTTGGTGAAGTGTGACTCGTACCCGTGCCCCAACACGGTGGACTGTTTTGTATCGAGGCCCACAGAGAAAACGGTCTTCACCGTCTTCATGCTGGCCGTGTCTGGGGTTTGTATCCTGCTCAACATTGCAGAAGTGGCATTCCTAGTAGGGAAAGCCTGCGGTAAGCATCTACACAGTGCTGGAGACTCAACTATGGGAGCTTGGATACAACATAAACTTCGTTCATTCTAA